In Aquipuribacter hungaricus, the DNA window CGCCAACCGCTTCGGCCTGGACTGGATCGTCGTCACCGACCACGGCGGACCGCTCCACCAGAAGTTCGGCGTCAACGCGACCTACCGCGACATCGCGCTGGCGCGGCAGAAGCACACCGACATGCTCATCTTCCAGGGCCTGGAGTGGAACCCGCCGGCAGGCGACCACTCCACCGTCTTCGTCCCCCCGGGGACCAACGACCTGGCGATCATGAGCGAGTTCGAGCTGCTGTACGACGCGTCCATCAACGGCAACGGTGCCTCGACTCCGGCCAACGAGGCCAGGGCCCGGGAGGCTGTCCGCTGGCTGGGCGACCAGGTCCGCGCGGGCCGCACCGACAGCGCGCTGCAGATCTTCCACCACCCCAGCCGTGGCGGCCGGTACGCGCCGTCGGAGTTCCGCGGCATGCGGGACACCGAGCCCACCGTGTCCATCGGCATGGAAGGTGCCCCCGGGCACCAGGCCGCCGGCATCCCGGTCTCGCAGGGCGGGGCAGGCGAGGGACGCGGCTTCTACGACGGCGGCCCCGGGACCAACTCCTACCCGGGCTACCCGCTGGACTCCTACCGCACCTACGGCGGGTTCGACTGGCTCACCTCGACCGTCGGCGGGGTGTGGGACTCCATGCTCGCCGAGGGCAAGCCGTGGTTCGTCACCGCGACGTCGGACTCCCACCAGGTGTACCGCGACTCCTGGACCTACGGCGGCGCCCCCACCCCCGACGGCGTCTACAAGGACCCGGTCTTCACCCGCGACGAGGTGCCCGGCCGCGGCGACTTCTGGCCCGGCCAGTACTCCCAGACGGTCCTCGGTCTCCGCGACTTCTCCTACGGCTCCGTGGTGGAGGCCCTGCGGTCGGGCCGCTCGTACCTCGTGCACGGCAACCTCATCGACGGGCTGCGCCTCACGGTGTCCACCGGTGGCCGTCGCGGCGTCGGCACCATCGGCGACACCGTCCAGGCCGCCCGCGGCGGCCGGGTCGAGGTCACGGTGTCGGTCGACCTGCGCCGCACACCCAACTTCAACGAGGACATCCCCCAGCTCGCCCGGGTCGACCTCATCGCCGGACCCATCACGGGACCGGTCGCGGACCAGGACACCATGACGGCACCCGGCACCCGCGTCGTCCAGTCCTGGGAGGTCAGCGCCCGCCAGCGGGACGCCGGCGTCGCCGAGTTCACCTACCGGTTCAACCGCGACGAGAGCCCGCTCTACCTGCGGGTCCGGGGCACCGACGGCAACCGTGCCAGCGGCGGCCCCAGCGGCCTGGAGCCCGAGCAGGACGTCATCGGCGACGCCGACCCGTGGACGGACCTCTGGTTCTACTCCAACCCCGTGTTCATCACCCGCTGACGACCCCCGCGCTGCCGCCCCCGCGGTCTCCCGCGGGGGCAGCAGCGGTCACCATCCCGTGCCGGAGCCGGACCTCAGGGGCGCCGCCCCGCCGCCCACGATGGCGGGAGCCCGCCCGCATGCACGCCAGCGCAGGCGTGAAGGGGAACCGAGCGGGCTCCCGGGCCCGACGCTAGGTCGGGGCGTCCCCCGGCGGAAGCCGACGGAGACGGCATCACCTGCCTGGCCCACGCCCGACAACCTGTCCCGGGCGGGCGACGACCCGGCGTGGCGCCACCACCACGGCACGTCCACCGCCGACCGTCCTGGGCCGCGCCCGCACGCTGGCTCCACGAGCCGCAGACGACGACCAGCCACCGCTGGGTAAGCCCGACGTCAGCGCTGGCTGGTCGCGGCCACCAGCTCTGCGGCGACCTGTGCGAGCTT includes these proteins:
- a CDS encoding histidinol-phosphatase gives rise to the protein MDQHPHEHRHDSGPAGHSHGPAGHSHGPAGHSHGPGGHSHGPAEGAVAGPELDVEVPDTELTPAQVARRSFLRGVGLVGASGAVAGATGLAGASPAAASTASARPPRSGDSFRWSAGDHHMHTQYSGGSDAPYLIEQHALHANRFGLDWIVVTDHGGPLHQKFGVNATYRDIALARQKHTDMLIFQGLEWNPPAGDHSTVFVPPGTNDLAIMSEFELLYDASINGNGASTPANEARAREAVRWLGDQVRAGRTDSALQIFHHPSRGGRYAPSEFRGMRDTEPTVSIGMEGAPGHQAAGIPVSQGGAGEGRGFYDGGPGTNSYPGYPLDSYRTYGGFDWLTSTVGGVWDSMLAEGKPWFVTATSDSHQVYRDSWTYGGAPTPDGVYKDPVFTRDEVPGRGDFWPGQYSQTVLGLRDFSYGSVVEALRSGRSYLVHGNLIDGLRLTVSTGGRRGVGTIGDTVQAARGGRVEVTVSVDLRRTPNFNEDIPQLARVDLIAGPITGPVADQDTMTAPGTRVVQSWEVSARQRDAGVAEFTYRFNRDESPLYLRVRGTDGNRASGGPSGLEPEQDVIGDADPWTDLWFYSNPVFITR